A single window of Sphaerodactylus townsendi isolate TG3544 linkage group LG05, MPM_Stown_v2.3, whole genome shotgun sequence DNA harbors:
- the LOC125433896 gene encoding peroxisome assembly protein 12-like, with translation MAEHGAHLTTAPAFEDRPSIFEVVAQDSLMSAVRPALQHVAKVLAESNPGRYGFLWRWFEELYTLLDLLLQQHYLSSCSASFSENFYGLKRLPLRDGRRLHRRPVTAGLPQKHHWKSLCLLVLVPYLKTKLEKLVSRLREEDDYSIHPPSSAWKRFYRAFLAAYPFVNLAWEGWFLAQQLCYILGKAQQHSPLLRLAGVRLVRLTTEDLQALEKKLLAASTAQLPTSSMKDQVKSAMKKALGGLAFSLSTGLSVGVFFLQFLEWWYSSENQENIKSLTALPAPPPPLHLEHDMASPLLPKLKTICPLCRKIRVNDTALSTSGFVFCYRCAYSYVKSRQQCPVTGYATELQHLVKLYMPEN, from the exons ATGGCCGAGCACGGGGCTCATCTCACCACTGCTCCGGCCTTTGAAGACAGGCCATCTATCTTTGAGGTGGTGGCGCAAGACAGCTTGATGTCTGCTGTGAGGCCTGCGCTTCAACATGTGGCAAAG GTGCTAGCAGAATCCAACCCAGGCCGTTATGGCTTCCTCTGGCGCTGGTTTGAAGAACTCTACACACTCCTGGATCTGTTGCTCCAGCAGCACTACTTATCCAGCTGCAGCGCCTCCTTTTCCGAAAACTTCTACGGCTTGAAGAGATTGCCGCTACGAGACGGCAGGAGGCTGCACCGGCGGCCGGTCACTGCCGGACTGCCGCAGAAGCATCACTGGAAATCCCTGTGCTTGCTGGTCCTCGTCCCATATCTGAAAACTAAGCTGGAGAAGCTGGTCTCCCGGCTGCGGGAAGAGGACGATTACTCCATCCATCCGCCGTCCTCGGCCTGGAAGCGGTTCTACAGGGCCTTCCTTGCAGCCTACCCTTTTGTCAACCTGGCATGGGAGGGCTGGTTTCTGGCCCAGCAGCTGTGCTACATCCTGGGGAAGGCTCAGCAACACTCACCCCTGCTGAGGTTGGCTGGGGTACGCTTGGTCAGGCTCACGACCGAAGATCTGCAGGCCCTGGAGAAGAAACTTCTGGCTGCTAGCACAGCTCAGCTGCCAACCAGCAG CATGAAAGACCAGGTGAAGTCGGCCATGAAGAAagctttgggggggctggccttCTCCCTCTCCACCGGCCTCTCTGTTGGAGTCTTCTTCCTGCAGTTCCTGGAATGGTGGTACTCGTCCGAAAACCAGGAGAACATCAAGTCACTGACTGCCTTGCCCGCCCCGCCGCCACCCCTGCACCTGGAGCATGACATGGCTTCCCCCCTCTTGCCGAAGCTCAAAaccatctgccccctctgccgcAAAATCCGAGTCAACGACACGGCCCTCTCCACGTCCGGCTTTGTGTTCTGCTACCGCTGCGCTTACAGCTACGTGAAGAGCCGTCAGCAGTGCCCCGTTACAGGCTATGCCACAGAACTCCAACATCTGGTCAAATTATACATGCCTGAAAACTGA